In the genome of Coraliomargarita algicola, one region contains:
- a CDS encoding metallophosphoesterase family protein — protein MRSRLLQVFAPLACALALHASPQHLVFTYQGDPATSLTANWQYINADIAGVNEAKIYYDTISRAGDVEAYAYSRTVMSSRIPGLEDRELYHVRLDALEAATTYYLIVGNAAQGYSEEVKIRTLPGDDSPLRFVTGGDMGTSEATRIFLRQAASHAPQFAVIGGDIAYANGNLKSVGSWDQWLQYYTEEMRTPDGLQIPLVLAIGNHEVKGSYNKPKSHAPFYFGFFAQDIERSYFSIKFSPHFALLVMDSGHIASHASQSDWLASTLESYQNIEHVAAVYHVPLYPSHRGFMDWYSREGRTHWAPLFDEFGLTVAFENHDHTFKRSHLIKNEAPTTDGTGTLYLGDGCWGREPRGIDYRQRTYLKKSGSIQHFWLVDAAPEAMKYQAIDIDNEVFDIYPSSATDVSYLAAAEAVFANKKPHYDLPSEAVKLSSMKCGATTWFSGQAQITLKNVLDFPIVADLQTFFPHDVNLKNIENYRDLSLQAGEQIELPLELTTTATEGYPRDQVNFYLRVHMRAEDPATAAEIKFEKTFGIRAKAPTESAQTN, from the coding sequence TTGCGATCCCGTCTGCTCCAAGTATTTGCGCCCTTAGCATGCGCCCTGGCACTGCATGCCAGCCCCCAGCACTTGGTGTTCACGTATCAAGGTGACCCAGCGACGAGCTTGACTGCGAACTGGCAATACATCAACGCCGACATCGCGGGAGTTAACGAGGCAAAAATCTACTACGATACAATCTCTCGAGCAGGTGATGTTGAAGCGTATGCATACTCTCGCACAGTCATGTCATCAAGAATCCCCGGTCTGGAAGATCGCGAGCTCTACCACGTGCGCCTGGATGCGCTTGAAGCAGCGACGACTTACTACTTGATTGTGGGCAATGCGGCGCAAGGTTACTCCGAGGAAGTCAAAATCCGTACACTACCAGGCGACGACAGTCCACTTCGTTTCGTCACCGGTGGAGACATGGGAACCAGCGAAGCAACCCGCATATTTCTGCGTCAGGCCGCTTCACACGCCCCACAATTTGCTGTGATCGGGGGCGACATCGCCTATGCCAACGGCAATCTTAAAAGCGTAGGATCTTGGGATCAATGGTTGCAATACTACACAGAAGAGATGCGAACTCCAGATGGGCTACAGATTCCACTAGTGCTCGCAATTGGGAATCATGAAGTAAAAGGCAGCTATAATAAACCGAAATCACACGCACCTTTTTACTTTGGCTTTTTTGCGCAAGACATCGAGCGCTCATATTTTTCGATCAAGTTTAGTCCACACTTTGCACTACTCGTCATGGATAGTGGACATATCGCCAGTCATGCCAGCCAAAGCGATTGGCTGGCCAGCACCCTCGAAAGCTATCAGAATATTGAGCACGTTGCCGCAGTCTATCATGTCCCCCTCTATCCGAGTCATCGCGGCTTCATGGACTGGTATTCGCGGGAAGGCCGCACACACTGGGCACCATTGTTTGATGAATTCGGACTAACTGTCGCCTTCGAAAATCACGATCACACGTTCAAACGTAGTCACTTGATAAAAAACGAAGCACCTACAACAGATGGCACGGGCACCCTTTATCTGGGGGATGGTTGCTGGGGCCGGGAACCACGCGGAATCGATTATAGACAACGCACCTACCTCAAAAAAAGCGGCAGCATTCAGCACTTTTGGCTAGTCGACGCCGCCCCCGAGGCAATGAAATATCAGGCAATCGACATCGACAACGAGGTCTTTGACATCTACCCCAGCTCGGCCACGGATGTCTCCTACCTCGCGGCTGCAGAGGCTGTATTTGCCAACAAAAAGCCTCATTATGATCTCCCATCAGAAGCGGTGAAGTTGAGCTCAATGAAATGCGGCGCGACCACTTGGTTCTCTGGGCAGGCACAAATTACGCTTAAAAACGTGTTGGACTTTCCCATCGTGGCCGACCTTCAAACCTTCTTCCCACATGATGTGAACCTGAAAAATATTGAGAATTATAGAGATCTATCTCTGCAAGCGGGTGAGCAAATTGAACTTCCACTCGAATTAACAACGACAGCCACAGAGGGCTACCCTCGCGACCAAGTAAATTTCTACCTTCGTGTCCATATGCGAGCGGAGGATCCCGCGACTGCAGCTGAAATCAAATTCGAAAAAACCTTTGGTATACGCGCCAAAGCACCGACGGAGTCAGCTCAGACAAACTAA
- the fabV gene encoding enoyl-ACP reductase FabV, protein MIVKPRIRGFVCITAHPKGCEAKVRQEVEIAKAAKKSGGPKKVLVIGSSTGYGLSTRIAAAFGHDAATLGVFFERPSIKGKPASAGWYNSVAFEKAAHEAGLYAKSINGDAFSDEIKAQTIETIKADLGQVDLVVYSLASPRRTDPKTGETYKSVLKPIGESFTNRSLDTDKNEVCEVTIAPAEGDDVEHTIKVMGGEDWELWMDALDQAGVLAPGAKSVAYSYIGPELTWPVYTNGTIGQAKKDVERAAAAITAKHDCAAYVAVNKAVVTQASSAIPVVPLYISILFKIMKAKGTHEDCIEQMVRLLNDRLYGDDLELDDVGRIRVDDWEMEADVQQAVADIWPSITSETLFSESDYAGYQENFLNLFGFSLPGVDYDEDVEVDLELPSAQ, encoded by the coding sequence ATGATAGTTAAGCCACGTATTCGAGGATTTGTTTGTATTACTGCGCACCCAAAGGGCTGCGAAGCTAAAGTTCGCCAAGAGGTAGAAATTGCCAAGGCGGCGAAGAAGTCTGGTGGTCCGAAAAAAGTCCTCGTGATCGGTAGCTCCACGGGCTATGGTCTTTCGACGCGTATCGCAGCTGCATTCGGTCACGATGCGGCTACGCTGGGGGTGTTCTTTGAGCGTCCATCGATTAAGGGCAAGCCCGCGAGTGCGGGTTGGTACAACTCTGTTGCTTTTGAAAAGGCGGCTCATGAGGCTGGGCTCTATGCCAAGAGTATCAATGGCGATGCCTTTTCTGATGAGATTAAGGCGCAGACTATCGAGACGATTAAGGCGGATCTTGGCCAGGTTGATCTGGTGGTTTATAGTCTCGCTTCTCCGCGTCGTACCGATCCCAAGACGGGCGAGACTTATAAGTCAGTCTTGAAGCCGATTGGCGAATCTTTCACGAATCGTAGTCTCGATACCGATAAAAATGAAGTCTGCGAGGTGACCATCGCGCCAGCTGAGGGGGACGATGTCGAGCATACCATCAAAGTGATGGGGGGCGAAGACTGGGAGCTCTGGATGGACGCGCTGGATCAAGCTGGCGTGCTCGCACCTGGGGCTAAGAGTGTGGCTTATTCCTACATTGGGCCAGAGCTGACTTGGCCCGTTTATACTAACGGCACCATTGGCCAGGCTAAGAAAGATGTTGAACGCGCCGCCGCTGCGATCACTGCAAAGCATGATTGCGCTGCTTATGTTGCCGTCAATAAGGCTGTCGTGACGCAAGCGAGTTCCGCGATTCCTGTGGTGCCACTTTATATTTCGATCCTGTTTAAGATCATGAAGGCCAAGGGCACACATGAGGATTGCATCGAGCAAATGGTGCGTTTGCTCAATGATCGCCTTTATGGTGATGACCTTGAACTCGATGATGTGGGCCGCATTCGAGTCGACGATTGGGAGATGGAAGCCGATGTGCAGCAAGCAGTCGCCGACATTTGGCCAAGTATCACCAGCGAGACACTCTTCTCGGAGTCCGACTATGCTGGCTATCAAGAGAACTTTTTAAACCTCTTTGGTTTTAGTCTGCCTGGCGTTGATTACGATGAAGACGTCGAGGTCGACCTAGAGCTCCCCAGCGCCCAATAG
- a CDS encoding VOC family protein, with translation MPVTFDHTRIRVSNLEKSIDWYCQTCGFKVLKRTDKSPSGNQLAHLQIPGSAHNLELTHSPDYEVKVPEDLVHTCIRVDDIIEYCNMLEGLDLTLDLWPSDWREKFKDGKKMAFITDPDGYEVEILEH, from the coding sequence ATGCCCGTCACATTCGATCACACTCGCATTCGCGTATCCAACCTTGAAAAGTCCATTGACTGGTACTGCCAGACTTGCGGCTTCAAAGTCCTCAAGCGCACGGACAAATCCCCCAGCGGCAATCAGCTGGCGCATCTACAAATCCCAGGCAGTGCTCACAATTTGGAACTGACGCACTCACCTGACTACGAGGTCAAGGTCCCCGAAGACTTGGTCCACACCTGCATCCGAGTCGATGATATCATCGAATACTGCAACATGCTCGAAGGCTTGGACCTCACCCTCGACCTCTGGCCCTCGGACTGGCGCGAAAAATTCAAAGATGGCAAAAAAATGGCCTTCATCACCGACCCTGATGGCTACGAGGTTGAGATTTTGGAACATTAA
- a CDS encoding DUF445 domain-containing protein produces the protein MNTTILLILTPFITAGIGWLTNWVAIQMLFHPRVPMRIFFWKWQGLIPRRQQQLAEESAEIIEREILQQHMILNEIRKIELGPYLEEAAHKVVWHRIGPQLKAIPLLGSFINDGTLAKFEVIAAASMKEEAGPLIEKVATQFESSVNLKQMIEDNIAAFDLDRLESIVNQVAKREFKTIERLGAVLGFFIGCIQVLLYWATGAVQF, from the coding sequence ATGAATACGACGATTTTACTCATTCTCACACCATTTATTACGGCCGGTATCGGCTGGCTGACCAATTGGGTAGCCATCCAGATGCTCTTCCACCCGCGGGTGCCCATGCGCATCTTTTTCTGGAAATGGCAGGGCCTCATTCCACGCCGTCAGCAACAACTCGCTGAAGAATCGGCCGAAATCATTGAACGCGAGATTCTGCAGCAACACATGATTCTAAACGAAATTCGAAAAATCGAACTCGGGCCCTACTTAGAAGAGGCAGCCCATAAAGTGGTCTGGCATCGCATCGGACCGCAACTCAAAGCCATTCCTCTACTAGGCAGCTTTATAAATGACGGCACACTCGCCAAATTCGAAGTCATCGCCGCAGCCTCCATGAAGGAAGAAGCCGGCCCTCTGATTGAAAAAGTGGCCACCCAGTTCGAATCCTCGGTCAATCTAAAACAAATGATCGAAGATAATATCGCGGCCTTCGATCTCGACCGACTGGAAAGCATCGTCAATCAAGTTGCCAAACGCGAGTTCAAAACCATCGAACGTCTCGGTGCGGTGCTAGGCTTTTTCATCGGCTGTATTCAAGTCCTACTCTATTGGGCGACGGGAGCAGTCCAGTTCTAG
- the cimA gene encoding citramalate synthase has product MTQAIKIYDTTLRDGTQGEGVSFTVAGKIRVAEKLDQFGIDYIEGGWPGSNPRDMAFFEEAQKLTLKHAKIAAFGSTRRASLRAEEDPQLQLLLDAKTPVVTIFGKTWLLHVVEILRTTAEENLKMIEDSVRFLTESGREVIYDAEHFFDGFCDNPEYALKTLEAAKRGGAINLTLCDTNGGKLVSEVQDIVSQVVAHFPGTAVGVHCHNDSGLGVAVSLAGVEAGAVLVQGTINGVGERNGNGNLTTIMPNLILKMGQELNCAPNLSKLRDLSLFVDEMANRASDNSAPFVGPAAFAHKGGVHADAAAKVKHSYEHIEPELVGNRTRVLVSDMSGRSSVMMKAKEIGVDLDARSPELKDFLAELKELEFRGYGYEAADASFKLLLNRFLKGKKDEFELIGYRVMVGHQTSLKRTVSEATVKVKIGDEVHHTVAEASGPVGALDDALRKAIAPAFPEIMEVELIDFKVRILDSQHGADAIIRVQIESTDGKEIWGTVGASDNIIEATWEALVDSVEYKILLESEKQA; this is encoded by the coding sequence ATGACACAAGCGATTAAAATATACGATACCACACTCCGCGACGGCACACAGGGCGAGGGTGTTTCTTTTACTGTGGCTGGAAAGATCCGAGTCGCTGAGAAGCTGGATCAGTTTGGTATTGATTATATTGAGGGCGGATGGCCGGGCTCGAATCCGCGCGATATGGCTTTCTTTGAGGAAGCTCAGAAGCTTACGCTCAAACATGCTAAAATTGCTGCCTTCGGCTCCACACGGCGGGCGAGCCTGCGGGCGGAGGAAGATCCACAGTTGCAACTGCTTTTGGATGCGAAGACGCCGGTTGTCACGATTTTTGGTAAGACTTGGCTGCTGCATGTTGTTGAGATTCTGCGCACCACTGCGGAGGAGAACCTCAAGATGATTGAAGACTCGGTTCGCTTCCTGACGGAGAGTGGTCGTGAAGTGATTTATGATGCGGAACACTTTTTTGACGGTTTTTGTGATAACCCCGAATATGCATTGAAAACTCTGGAGGCCGCTAAGCGGGGCGGGGCGATCAATCTCACGCTCTGTGATACTAATGGCGGCAAACTTGTTTCGGAAGTGCAGGATATTGTCAGCCAGGTTGTTGCGCACTTCCCGGGGACGGCTGTCGGTGTGCACTGTCATAATGATTCTGGTCTGGGAGTGGCGGTGTCACTCGCGGGTGTCGAAGCGGGCGCAGTGCTGGTTCAAGGCACGATCAACGGTGTCGGCGAGCGCAATGGTAATGGCAATCTGACGACGATTATGCCGAATCTGATCCTAAAGATGGGGCAAGAACTCAATTGCGCCCCGAACCTCAGTAAGTTGCGGGATCTATCGCTTTTTGTGGATGAGATGGCCAATCGTGCATCAGATAATTCGGCGCCCTTTGTTGGGCCGGCTGCGTTTGCTCACAAGGGCGGAGTGCATGCGGATGCCGCAGCTAAGGTGAAACACAGCTACGAACACATCGAGCCTGAGTTGGTGGGGAATCGCACGCGAGTCTTAGTCTCTGATATGTCAGGGCGTAGCAGTGTGATGATGAAGGCCAAGGAGATTGGTGTGGATCTGGACGCGCGTTCTCCAGAGTTGAAGGACTTTCTAGCTGAGCTCAAAGAGCTTGAGTTTCGTGGTTACGGTTATGAGGCGGCGGATGCTTCTTTTAAATTGCTGCTAAATCGTTTTCTGAAGGGGAAAAAGGATGAATTTGAACTGATCGGCTATCGCGTGATGGTGGGGCATCAGACTTCTTTGAAGCGGACGGTATCTGAGGCGACCGTGAAGGTGAAAATTGGCGATGAAGTGCATCATACCGTAGCCGAGGCGAGTGGGCCTGTTGGCGCGTTGGATGATGCGCTGCGTAAAGCGATCGCACCTGCATTTCCAGAGATTATGGAAGTCGAATTGATCGATTTTAAGGTGCGCATTCTTGATAGTCAGCATGGCGCAGATGCAATCATACGGGTGCAAATTGAGTCGACAGATGGTAAAGAAATCTGGGGCACGGTCGGTGCCAGTGATAATATCATCGAAGCGACTTGGGAGGCATTGGTCGACTCCGTCGAATATAAGATACTGCTTGAATCAGAAAAGCAGGCTTAA
- a CDS encoding UDP-glucose 6-dehydrogenase: MKICCIGAGYVGGPTMAMIAHKCSGHTVTVVDINQARIDAWNSDKLPVFEPGLDEIVAGARGKNLFFSTDVDTAIREADMIFLSVNTPTKTYGVGAGRAADLRYIEKCARKIAEVAENDKIVVEKSTLPVRTAESVKRILESNSNGRKFQILSNPEFLAEGTAMADLEAPDRVLIGGDQTPEGKAAIQALVDVYATWVPRERVLTTNLWSSELSKLTANAFLAQRISSINAISALCEATEANVDEVAHAIGTDSRIGPKFLKSSVGFGGSCFQKDILNLVYLCEHFGLPEVAAYWNSVIEMNDYQKHRFSRRVISTMFNTVSDKKIAVLGFAFKKDTNDTRESAAIYICKDLLEEQANIAIYDPKVEVAQIQRDLGIDADNKYVSYCDDAYEATKDAHAILVLTEWDEFKALDFKKIYDQMQLPAFLFDGRNLLDLEALREIGFEASGIGKG, from the coding sequence ATGAAAATTTGTTGCATCGGAGCAGGATACGTTGGCGGGCCTACCATGGCCATGATCGCACATAAGTGCAGTGGGCACACTGTCACGGTTGTGGATATTAACCAAGCTCGAATTGACGCTTGGAATTCGGATAAATTGCCGGTGTTTGAGCCAGGCTTGGACGAGATCGTCGCGGGGGCACGTGGTAAAAACCTCTTTTTCTCGACCGATGTCGATACTGCGATTCGTGAGGCAGACATGATCTTCCTGAGTGTGAACACGCCAACCAAGACCTATGGTGTGGGTGCTGGGCGTGCGGCGGATCTTCGCTATATTGAGAAGTGTGCCCGTAAAATTGCTGAAGTGGCGGAAAACGATAAAATTGTGGTCGAAAAGTCCACATTGCCGGTGCGCACTGCGGAGTCGGTCAAGCGTATCTTGGAATCGAATTCCAATGGCCGTAAATTTCAAATCCTGTCCAACCCAGAGTTTTTGGCTGAAGGCACCGCGATGGCGGACCTCGAAGCACCTGATCGTGTCTTGATTGGCGGCGATCAAACGCCTGAGGGAAAGGCCGCGATCCAAGCATTGGTCGATGTCTACGCGACTTGGGTGCCACGTGAGCGCGTGCTCACGACAAATCTCTGGTCCTCTGAGTTGTCTAAGCTGACCGCGAACGCTTTCCTTGCGCAGCGTATTTCCTCGATCAATGCCATTTCTGCTCTCTGTGAGGCGACAGAAGCCAATGTGGACGAGGTCGCGCATGCGATTGGCACAGATAGCCGCATCGGCCCGAAGTTTCTCAAGTCATCGGTTGGATTTGGTGGCTCTTGCTTCCAAAAGGATATTCTCAACTTGGTTTACCTGTGTGAGCACTTTGGTCTGCCCGAAGTGGCCGCTTACTGGAATAGCGTGATTGAGATGAATGACTATCAGAAGCATCGCTTCAGCCGTCGCGTGATTTCGACGATGTTCAACACGGTGTCGGATAAGAAAATCGCTGTTCTAGGCTTCGCATTTAAGAAGGATACCAACGACACACGTGAGTCGGCTGCCATCTATATTTGTAAAGATCTACTCGAAGAGCAGGCTAATATCGCGATTTATGATCCTAAAGTCGAAGTCGCTCAGATCCAGCGTGATCTAGGAATCGATGCGGACAACAAATACGTCAGCTATTGTGACGATGCTTATGAAGCAACCAAAGACGCGCACGCGATTCTGGTGCTGACTGAGTGGGATGAATTCAAGGCACTTGATTTCAAGAAGATCTACGATCAGATGCAGTTACCAGCCTTCCTGTTTGACGGACGCAACTTGTTAGATCTCGAAGCCCTGCGTGAAATCGGCTTTGAAGCCAGTGGTATTGGCAAAGGTTAA
- a CDS encoding fatty acid desaturase family protein: MRTGKDLILATREFAQDNSAQSWSAIFSTAALMLLAMLATVLLPSVLLQLPASILLGLLMVRMFVIYHDHQHHAILPRSKLAKVLMRYWGIFAMTPSCIWQHSHNHHHNHNSKLRSTHIGSYPVMTTARYKNSSKQERRKYLMMRHPITILFGYFTVFILGMCIVPMLENIKSNKDSLFALIIHALLYTVVTVALGWQVTLLTLFIPFFIASALGSYLFYAQHNFPMVIFREKEGWSYEGAALDSSSYCKMGPFMNYMTGNIGYHHIHHLNAKIPFYRLPEVYAKLPELQTPRVTSLHPKEVLRCLSLKVWDVEQQRLLPLKEAFASH; the protein is encoded by the coding sequence ATGAGAACAGGAAAAGATTTAATATTAGCAACTCGGGAATTCGCCCAAGACAACTCTGCCCAAAGCTGGTCGGCCATCTTTTCAACCGCCGCACTCATGCTGCTGGCCATGCTCGCCACGGTCTTACTTCCGAGCGTTTTACTGCAGCTGCCGGCCTCCATCCTACTCGGGCTGCTCATGGTGCGCATGTTCGTGATCTATCACGACCACCAGCATCATGCAATCTTACCACGCTCCAAGCTGGCCAAGGTTTTGATGCGCTACTGGGGCATTTTTGCAATGACCCCCAGCTGCATCTGGCAGCACTCTCACAACCATCACCACAACCATAATTCCAAACTTCGCAGCACACACATCGGCTCCTATCCGGTGATGACTACGGCGCGCTATAAAAACTCCTCCAAACAGGAGCGCAGGAAGTACCTAATGATGCGCCATCCCATCACAATCCTGTTTGGATACTTTACAGTGTTCATCCTGGGCATGTGCATCGTCCCCATGCTGGAGAACATTAAATCCAATAAAGATTCTCTATTTGCACTGATCATTCACGCTCTACTCTACACAGTAGTCACAGTCGCTCTAGGCTGGCAAGTGACTCTGTTGACACTATTCATCCCCTTCTTTATCGCCAGCGCACTAGGCTCCTACCTGTTCTACGCACAGCACAACTTCCCAATGGTCATCTTCCGGGAAAAAGAAGGCTGGTCCTACGAAGGCGCCGCGCTCGACTCCTCCAGCTACTGCAAGATGGGCCCCTTCATGAATTACATGACAGGCAATATCGGCTATCACCACATTCACCACTTGAATGCAAAGATCCCCTTTTATCGCCTGCCGGAAGTCTACGCGAAACTCCCCGAACTACAAACGCCTCGCGTCACCAGCTTACACCCCAAGGAGGTCCTTCGCTGCCTAAGCCTCAAGGTTTGGGACGTAGAGCAACAAAGACTGCTACCACTCAAGGAAGCATTCGCCAGCCACTAA
- the lexA gene encoding transcriptional repressor LexA, whose amino-acid sequence MKDLTTRQQEILTFIEHYEWRNGYWPSIREIQEKFNFKSTNAVMGHLRALEKKECIERIPGQARTFRINRPDAPDMNEIPDDATEVVDIPVMGDIAAGYPDRVEPAGEIGRLQVDIASAGYSSRRRSFALQVRGDSMVDAEIYEGDMVVIEPREPRDGDIVAALIDGETTLKRYMKKGGEPPYLKAENKFYPELYPVTELTVQGVAKAVVRSL is encoded by the coding sequence ATGAAAGACCTAACCACGCGCCAACAGGAAATTCTCACCTTTATCGAGCACTATGAATGGAGAAATGGCTACTGGCCGAGCATACGTGAGATCCAGGAAAAGTTTAATTTCAAAAGCACCAACGCGGTCATGGGGCACCTGCGGGCACTGGAAAAGAAGGAGTGCATCGAGCGTATCCCCGGTCAAGCTCGCACCTTTCGCATCAACCGTCCCGATGCCCCCGACATGAACGAGATACCGGATGATGCGACCGAAGTCGTTGATATTCCGGTCATGGGCGACATTGCAGCCGGCTACCCGGATCGCGTCGAACCCGCAGGCGAAATTGGTCGTCTGCAAGTCGATATCGCCAGCGCAGGTTACTCCAGTCGCCGCCGCAGTTTCGCGCTACAAGTCCGCGGCGACAGTATGGTCGACGCAGAGATCTATGAGGGCGACATGGTCGTGATTGAGCCACGCGAGCCACGCGATGGAGATATCGTCGCGGCTCTAATCGATGGCGAAACCACCCTCAAGCGCTATATGAAAAAAGGCGGCGAACCTCCCTACCTCAAAGCAGAAAATAAATTCTACCCCGAACTCTACCCCGTCACTGAGCTGACTGTTCAAGGCGTGGCAAAGGCAGTCGTACGCAGTTTATAA
- a CDS encoding TIGR04282 family arsenosugar biosynthesis glycosyltransferase: MSAILIFLKAPRRGYVKTRLAHHVGSERALKVYRSLVARQWSALPPNAKVEIHYTPHDASFEMQKWLGDAHAYYPQSDGELGARLEHSIEQAFKRGAQTVTCIGGDCPLLTATHFEQAHRLLDAGHDVVFGPSEDGGYYLIAVKTPLPQLFKDIPWSTRNTLKASLVRADNLKLKVGLLETLYDIDEVSELERALANKLIEP; the protein is encoded by the coding sequence ATGTCCGCGATACTGATCTTCCTCAAAGCACCGCGTAGAGGCTACGTCAAAACACGACTCGCACATCATGTCGGCTCAGAGCGTGCCTTAAAAGTCTATCGCTCGCTGGTTGCGCGTCAGTGGTCGGCCCTGCCCCCAAATGCGAAGGTCGAAATTCACTACACCCCGCACGACGCTAGCTTCGAAATGCAGAAATGGCTAGGCGACGCCCACGCTTATTACCCCCAGTCCGACGGCGAATTAGGTGCACGACTGGAACATTCCATCGAACAAGCATTCAAACGCGGCGCCCAAACCGTCACCTGCATCGGCGGCGACTGCCCGCTACTCACGGCGACACACTTTGAGCAAGCACACCGCCTGCTCGACGCGGGGCACGACGTGGTCTTCGGCCCCAGCGAAGATGGTGGCTATTACTTAATCGCAGTCAAAACACCCCTGCCGCAATTATTTAAAGACATCCCATGGAGCACCCGCAATACCCTCAAAGCCTCACTGGTTCGAGCTGACAACTTAAAGCTCAAGGTAGGACTACTAGAGACGCTCTATGACATCGACGAAGTCAGCGAACTGGAACGCGCACTCGCGAACAAGTTGATTGAACCGTAG